A genomic segment from Anabas testudineus chromosome 6, fAnaTes1.2, whole genome shotgun sequence encodes:
- the mov10l1 gene encoding RNA helicase Mov10l1 isoform X2, which translates to MLTAVRCVLSKLVSPLWRTVEVDGEDTYNTPGMENIRHLRGSVVTQLCLDYGMIDDAIYFTNKEVLGGVPLKEGDLVNCIAVRDGAQRGWKALRVEKSAEDWEDGGRTSLETDSMQLRPLIGTVTSFNGDGGYINQTTYFPRYSLWEGYEPMKGDWVQAKYTINPTHWTTHAHSVAPLRYCRLDQVCVTSMFGNSGVVEDSVFFSLDSLLLPANYQPLPGHLVNLVMVESSQSFYSWRALCMAPCVKSAKVSTIVLPEAELQRILENKGGLDVTDYGQFGDLMMGERQELVLWIQNKGSETHRLKCCDFAGWDSVEQFTLVAVKGPAPLRDKRHLQGNNSESENLLDSSEKQVNDAKEGQKEYCEVLKEKTHFPGVRKEERELDISPGERLSVIVACQAKSLGSCAELLLLHFSTFTIGRRLEVTVGSEEENLLQPTMPYTPSDACPVQTIPTHVITVSAPKDTPRLTKRRLPNFLPNYPVPHALRDCVEAQSDVLVVQPCLGEVLTPSNMQARFSTLLWLEELHAERELREFTIYGALLRKGAVYLHLEVMGLSEGRPSLNVGDRIVLKKPQSHDVVMEYISYVTEINDEDVSLRVNSEFQRNYLGEPLDVEFSYNRLTMRRCHNALEQTKHFGEILFPSRVTLQKPQWTGKWIDEPDQNKIINSEAPAMLNGAVSSISIDMKSKATQTKVSDGRLPSKPIPTKGQFFNPDLNPPQREAVKRILAGECRPIPYVLFGPPGTGKTITLIESILQIYHFLPSSRVLVCTPSNSAADLICIRLHNSGFLHAASMARVNASCRQDESIPEVLRSYSKAGEDIRHASFHRIVISTCSSAGMFHNIGLQVGHFTHVFLDEAGQATEPESLIPISLVSERDGQIVLAGDPRQLGPIVKSKLAIAFGLGMSLLERLMANPLYSRHEWGYNPKLVTKLIYNYRSHEALLTLPSKLFYQGELCFKAPRAITHSLCQWKNLPKKGFPLLFHGVRGTEIREGNNPSWFNPVEAVQVMLYCCQLAKKLYNPVDASEIGIIAPYKKQCEKIRVLLGKVGLSDIKVGSVEEFQGQEFLVIILSTVRSNESLPSDDLQSALGFLSNPKRFNVAVTRPKALLLIVGNPHILIRDPCFRALLEYSFINGAYLGCDPPPSLRDTQIAAEEQRCA; encoded by the exons GTGGAGAAGAGTGCAGAGGATTGGGAGGATGGGGGAAGAACCTCTCTAGAAACTGACAGCATGCAGCTGCGGCCTCTCATTGGCACAGTCACATCATTTAATGGAGATGGCGGCTACATAAACCAAACCACATACTTCCCACGCTACAGTCTTTGGGAAG GTTATGAGCCAATGAAAGGAGACTGGGTCCAAGCAAAGTATACTATCAATCCCACCCACTGGACCACCCATGCACATTCGGTAGCCCCTTTACGCTATTGCCGCTTAGATCAG GTTTGTGTAACTAGCATGTTTGGGAACAGTGGAGTTGTGGAGgacagtgtgtttttcagcttggactctctgctgctgcctgcaaACTACCAGCCTTTGCCAGGACACCTTGTCAACCTGGTAATGGTGGAAAGCAGTCAGTCGTTCTATTCTTGGAGGGCCCTGTGCATGGCACCCTGTGTTAAGAG TGCAAAGGTTTCTACTATAGTTCTTCCAGAGGCCGAACTCCAAAGAATCTTGGAAAACAAAGGAGGGTTGGATGTAACAGACTATGGTCAGTTTGGAGATCTGATGATGGGGGAGAGGCAAGAACTGGTGCTCTGGATACA GAATAAAGGTTCAGAGACCCACAGGTTAAAATGCTGTGATTTTGCTGGCTGGGATTCAGTTGAACAGTTCACCCTGGTTGCTGTCAAAGGGCCTGCACCACTCAGAGATAAACGGCATTTGCAAGGAAACAACTCAGAGTCTGAAAACCTTTTAGACTCTTCAGAAAAACAAGTCAATGATGCGAAAGAGGGACAAAAAGAATACTGTGAAGTGTTGAAGGAGAAAACCCATTTCCCTGGTGtaagaaaggaggaaagagagcTGGATATTTCACCAGGAGAGAGGCTGTCTGTTATAGTAGCCTGCCAAGCAAA GAGCCTGGGAAGctgtgcagagctgctgttgctgcacttCTCTACTTTCACCATCGGGAGGCGCCTGGAGGTCACAGTGGGCAGTGAAGAGGAGAATCTGCTGCAGCCCACTATGCCCTACACTCCCAGTGATGCTTGTCCAGTTCAGACAATACCTACTCACGTAATCACTGTCTCTGCTCCAAAAGACACACCTAG GCTTACTAAGCGCAGACTGCCAAACTTCCTGCCTAATTACCCAGTGCCCCATGCTCTAAGAGACTGTGTGGAGGCACAGAGTGATGTGCTGGTGGTTCAGCCATGCTTAGGCGAG GTGTTAACACCATCAAACATGCAAGCACGGTTCTCAACCCTTCTCTGGCTGGAAGAGCTACATGCAGAAAGGGAACTGAGGGAATTCACAATCTATGGAGCTCTTCTCCGTAAAGGAGCTGTCTACCTGCACCTTGAGGTCATGGGATTGTCTGAGGGAAGACCTAGTCTTAATGTAG GTGACAGAATAGTGTTGAAGAAACCACAGAGTCATGACGTGGTAATGGAGTATATTAGTTATGTCACAGAG ATTAACGACGAGGATGTGAGTTTGAGAGTGAACTCTGAGTTTCAGCGCAACTACCTTGGAGAGCCACTTGATGTTGAATTCTCCTACAACAg ATTGACTATGAGGCGATGCCACAATGCACTTGAACAAACGAAACACTTTGGGGAGA TTCTCTTCCCATCTAGAGTGACCCTTCAGAAACCTCAGTGGACAGGGAAGTGGATCGATGAGCcagaccaaaacaaaataatcaacaGTGAG GCTCCAGCCATGCTAAACGGGGCAGTGTCAAGCATTTCCATTGACATGAAGTCAAAGGCCACACAGACTAAAGTTTCAG ATGGTAGACTGCCTTCAAAACCCATTCCCACCAAAGGGCAGTTTTTTAACCCTGATCTGAACCCCCCTCAGCGAGAGGCGGTGAAGAGAATCCTGGCTGGAGAGTGTCGGCCCATTCCCTATGTCCTGTTTGGACCTCCAGGCACTGGAAAAACGATCACCCTCATAGAATCTATACTACAG ATTTACCACTTTCTTCCTAGCAGTCGGGTACTTGTATGTACTCCTTCCAACAGTGCTGCTGACCTCATCTGCATTCGCCTACATAATAGTGGTTTCCTGCATGCTGCAAGTATGGCCCGCGTCAATGCATCCTGTAGGCAGGATGAG TCCATTCCAGAAGTGCTGAGATCATACTCGAAGGCAGGAGAGGACATCCGTCATGCCTCTTTTCACAGGATTGTTATCAGCACATGCTCAAGTGCTGGCATGTTCCATAATATCGGACTACA AGTGGGACATTTTACTCATGTGTTCCTGGATGAAGCTGGCCAGGCCACTGAACCAGAGTCCCTCATCCCCATTAGCCTTGTAtcagagagagatggacag ATAGTGTTGGCCGGAGACCCCCGTCAGTTGGGTCCAATAGTGAAGTCCAAACTCGCCATTGCCTTCGGTTTGGGGATGTCTTTGTTGGAGCGGCTAATGGCAAACCCGTTGTACTCCAGACATGAGTGGGGGTACAATCCTAAGCTG GTGACTAAGTTGATCTACAACTACCGCTCTCATGAGGCCTTGCTCACACTGCCCTCCAAACTTTTCTACCAGGGGGAACTGTGTTTTAAGGCCCCCAGAGCAATAACACACTCTCTGTGCCAGTGGAAAAATCTGCCAAAGAAAGGCttccctcttctttttcacGGTGTCAGG GGCACAGAAATAAGAGAAGGCAACAATCCATCATGGTTCAACCCAGTGGAAGCTGTACAGGTCATGCTGTACTGTTGCCAGTTGGCCAAGAAGCTCTACAACCCTGTTGACGCCTCTGAGATTGGCATTATTGCCCCCTACAAGAAACAA tgtgagAAGATTAGAGTGCTACTTGGCAAAGTTGGCCTGTCTGACATCAAAGTGGGCTCTGTGGAGGAATTCCAGGGACAAGAGTTTCTGGTCATCATATTATCTACG gTGCGCTCTAATGAATCACTACCGAGCGATGATTTGCAGAGCGCGCTCGGCTTTTTGTCAAACCCCAAACGCTTCAATGTGGCTGTCACTCGCCCCAAAGCCCTGCTCCTGATTGTTGGAAATCCCCACATTCTCATTAGA GATCCATGCTTCAGGGCTCTGCTGGAGTACTCTTTTATCAATGGGGCATATCTGGGCTGTGACCCTCCTCCCTCCCTAAGAGATACTCAGAT agctgcagaagagcAAAGATGTGCATAA